Proteins from a genomic interval of Medicago truncatula cultivar Jemalong A17 chromosome 3, MtrunA17r5.0-ANR, whole genome shotgun sequence:
- the LOC11441121 gene encoding root phototropism protein 2, which yields MAANPNRLSLAMERTGQWVFSQEVPTDVIVEVGEARFCLHKFMLVAKSNYIRKLIMESDETHLTRIDLSDIPGGSGIFEKAAKFCYGVNFEITVHNVAVLRCAAEFLQMTDQYCDNNLAGRTDEFLSKVAFFTLTGSVAVLKSCHHLLPYADDLNIVKRCVEAASAKACSEANFPSRSPANWWTEELAVLDIDFFSRVIACMKQRGAKPPTIAAALITYSERSLQELVRNHSGDGIGSSDYNDSDIRSKQRSLLELIINLFPSEKAAFPINFLCCLLRCAIHLRASTVCKTELEKRISAILEHVTVDDLLVMSFSYDGEKLFDLESVRRIISVFVEKEKNTAVFTPGELKQSFSVPMLRVAKTVDMYLAEIAAYGELSISKFNGIAVLIPKHARKIDDDLYRAVDIYLKVHPKLDEIEREKVCSVMDPLKLSYEARVHASQNKRLPVQIVLHALYYDQLKLRSGSDDGECDGAATERNRLATDVSLVRENEELRSELTKMKMYITDMQQQKNVTPGTTSLSSSKKTTFFSSVSKKLGKLFKNGAKDTAHLEDGPVDLTKPRRRRFSIS from the exons ATGGCGGCTAATCCTAATAGACTCTCTCTTGCCATGGAGAGAACTGGCCAATG GGTTTTCTCTCAAGAAGTTCCAACTGATGTTATAGTTGAAGTTGGAGAAGCTCGTTTCTGCCTCCACAAG TTCATGTTGGTGGCAAAGAGCAACTACATCAGAAAACTAATAATGGAATCAGATGAGACTCATCTCACCAGAATAGATCTCTCTGACATACCAGGAGGTTCTGGAATCTTTGAAAAAGCAGCTAAATTCTGTTATGGCGTCAACTTCGAGATAACAGTCCATAATGTCGCAGTTTTACGATGTGCAGCAGAGTTTCTCCAAATGACTGATCAGTATTGTGACAACAACCTTGCTGGCCGGACCGACGAATTTCTCTCTAAGGTCGCCTTTTTCACTCTCACCGGCTCCGTTGCAGTCCTCAAGTCTTGCCACCACCTTCTTCCCTATGCCGATGACCTAAACATCGTGAAACGCTGTGTTGAAGCTGCAAGCGCCAAGGCCTGCAGCGAGGCGAATTTCCCTAGCCGCTCACCGGCTAATTGGTGGACTGAGGAACTAGCTGTTCTTGATATTGATTTCTTCAGTAGAGTGATCGCTTGTATGAAACAGCGCGGCGCTAAGCCTCCAACCATTGCAGCCGCGCTGATTACATACTCAGAGCGATCACTCCAGGAGCTAGTTCGAAACCACTCCGGTGATGGAATCGGGTCATCAGATTACAATGATTCAGACATCAGATCAAAACAACGAAGCCTTCTAGAGTTAATTATCAATCTCTTCCCTTCGGAGAAAGCAGCTTTTCCAATCAACTTCCTTTGCTGCCTCCTCCGTTGCGCCATCCACCTCCGCGCCTCCACCGTCTGCAAAACCGAACTCGAGAAACGAATCTCGGCAATCCTCGAACACGTTACCGTCGACGACCTCCTCGTGATGTCATTCTCCTACGACGGCGAGAAACTCTTTGATCTAGAAAGCGTTCGCAGAATCATCTCAGTCTtcgttgaaaaagaaaaaaacacagcGGTTTTCACACCGGGAGAACTCAAACAATCATTCTCCGTCCCTATGCTGCGTGTGGCGAAAACCGTCGACATGTACCTCGCTGAAATCGCCGCGTACGGTGAACTCAGCATCTCAAAATTCAACGGAATCGCTGTTCTTATTCCTAAACACGCGCGTAAAATCGACGATGATCTTTACCGCGCCGTTGATATCTATCTCaag gtTCATCCAAAGCTAGATGAAATCGAAAGAGAGAAAGTATGCAGCGTAATGGATCCATTGAAGCTATCCTACGAAGCGCGTGTGCACGCGTCACAGAACAAACGGTTACCGGTACAGATTGTTTTACACGCGCTATACTACGATCAGTTGAAGTTGAGGAGTGGATCAGACGACGGTGAATGCGACGGAGCTGCGACGGAGAGGAATCGGTTAGCGACGGATGTATCGTTGGTGAGAGAGAATGAGGAGTTACGATCAGAATTGACGAAGATGAAGATGTACATTACGGATATGCAGCAGCAGAAGAACGTTACGCCTGGAACGACGTCGTTGAGTTCGAGTAAGAAGACGACGTTTTTTTCATCTGTGTCGAAAAAACTGGGAAAGTTGTTCAAAAATGGGGCTAAGGATACGGCCCATTTAGAAGATGGGCCTGTGGATTTGACTAAGCCCAGGAGAAGAAGGTTCTCTATTTCTTAA